The sequence below is a genomic window from Venturia canescens isolate UGA chromosome 9, ASM1945775v1, whole genome shotgun sequence.
TCTCTTCCTTCGCCACATGAAACACAGGAAAAGATTTCTTCTCTACGGCGACACCGGGACCGGAAAGAGCTTCTACATCCAGGACGTCATGATGAACAAACTCGACGAGGAAAAGTTCCTTCCGAGCCTGATTACTTTCACGGCGAAAACGAGCGCCGCCCTCGCCCAGGAGCTCGTCATTTCGAAGCTCTTCAAACGGAGGAAAGGACACTACGGACCGATGGGCGACTCCCTGTGCGTCGTCTTCATCGACGACGTCAACATGCCAGCCAAAGAAGTCTACGGAGCCCAGCCCGCGATCGAACTCCTGCGGCAGTTTTTCGATCACCGCCACTGGTACGACCTCAAAGAgcctgaaaaaattctcatctaCGATACGATCTTCGTCTGCGCTATGGCTCCACCCGGGGGCAGTCGCCAGGAGCTTTACAACCGGTTTCTCCGCCACTTTAATCTCTACTCCATCGACAGCTTCAACGAGGAGAGCATATCGAAAATCTTCACGAATATCGGGCTCGTTGGACTCAAGAGGAACGGTTTCGCCAGCGACGTTATCAGCACCGTCGTCACCCTGGTGAACGCGACCTTGGAAGTCTTCCGCAAAGCCACCGAGAGTCTCCGACCCACGCCCACGAAATCTCACTATCTTTTCAACCTCCGAGACTTCTCGAGGGTCATCACCGGCTGCTCGATGATCAAGAAAGAATCCGCCGGGACCAAAGGCTCCTTTGCGAGGCTCTGGGTCCACGAGACCACGAGAGTCTTCGGGGATCGTTtgatcgacgacgacgatcgtAAGTGGCTCTTCCAGCAGCTCAAGAACACGGTCACCGACACTTTCAAGGAATCCTTCGATCACATTTTCGAGCACTTGCCCAAATACGAGGACCAGATCACCGAGGTCAGCTTGAAGAATCTCATTTTCGGTAATTTCATGGACCCCGATGCCAATGCCGAGGAGAAAGTTTACGAGGAAGTCTTCTCGATCAACGCCTTCCAAAGAGTCGCTGACCAGTGGCTCGAGGAGTACAACAATACGCACAAGAACAAAATGGACATCGTCCTCTTCCGGTACGCCCTCGAACACCTCGCGAGGATCTCGAGAATTTTGGCCATTCCCTGCGGAAGCTTGCTCATGGTCGGGGTCGGAGGCTCGGGAAGACAATCGCTCACGAGGCTCGCCGCTTCCATGGCCGGCTGCGGCCTCTTCCAGCCGGAGATTGGGAGCGCCTACGGGCTCAACGAGTGGCGAGAAGACGTCAAAAAGGTGTTGAGGAACTCCGGGGGGACCGGCAAAGATTTGGCGTTCTTGATAACCGAGGGGCAGATCAAAGAGGAAACTTTTTTGAGCGACATCGACAGTCTTTTGAACTCCGGCGAGGTTCCTAATTTGTTTACCATTGAAGAGCGACAGGAAATCATCGAAATGTGCCGACTGGCTGCTCAGGGTGGCAACCGCAATTTGGACATTTCGGTGCTCGCCGTTGTCGCTTACTTCGTTAATCGCTGCAAGGAAAAGCTCCACATCATGCTCTGCTTCTCACCGATCGGCGAGGCCTTTCGGATTCGACTTCGATTGTACCCCAGCTTGGTCAGCTGCTGCACCATCGACTGGTACGACGTTTGGCCCGAAGACGCCCTCGAACAAGTCGCCATACGCTGCACCACCGACATCAACGTCACCGAGCACGTCAAAGTCAACTCCGTCGTTgcttgcaaattttttcatgtctGCGCCAAAGAAATCAGCCAGGACTTCTATCGGTCACGTGGACGCAAAACTTACGTCACTTCCGCTGCTTTCCTCGATCTCATCAAAACTTTTGCCGACCTCATGAgagagaaacaggaagaaatctcCCTTGCGAGGTTTGTCGCGAGCTTCTCTATTCGATCTTTGTTCCTAGCGACGATTTATGCtccattttcttcttcctacTGGACCCGCTCTTTTGTCGATCGAAATTTCGGTTATTGAGAGCCAAGTGAAAATTCTGTTTTCGTGACTTTTGGGACGCTTTTACGCCAACTTCCATGGGCGAACCGTTTCTTTAACGACATTCAAAGTTCTTTgatacaattttgaataatttaacACAACAAATGAATTAAGAGGCGGGTTTCGTCCGTTTTCTTGTgtcaaaaatcgagaaaaattgtgaaaactaGCTGACACTTGAAAGTGGGTTGAGGGAAAGCGttgatcgattattttttgttaatttctttCATATCAAATTGCCCATAATCGGAATTTTGAACTTTCAAAAGATAGACAAACTAACGAGcttcgaataaatttgaagAGATCGATACCTCGGTGGTTTGGACAAGCTGGAATTCGCAGCCCAGCAAGTTGCGCAGATGAAAAAGACTTTAACCGCGTTGAAGCCTCAGCTCGAGTCGTCGGCTCGGCTGACAGCACAAACGATGAAGAAAGTAGAGAACGAGAATGTGAGTGTGGAGACGGCGACGATTCTGGTGAAGAGAGACGAAGACGCTGCGAACATTCAAGCGGAAATTTCTGGGCAACTGAAGCAAGAGTGCGAGGCGGATTTGGCGGAAGCACTTCCGGTTCTGGAGGAAGCAATCGGTAAAGTTTCAACGAAACGTCGAATCTTGACGTAGAagctcgaaataaattttaattcgaTCGTCTAATCGGAACCGATGAATTTCACAAGCTGCTCTCAACACTTTGAAGCCGGCGGACATTTCGCTCGTTAAATCCATGAAAAACCCTCCGGAGGGTGTGAAATTAGTGATGGCTGCGATCTGCGTGATGCTGAACATCCAGCCTGAGAAAAAGGTCGATCCTACGAGTGGGAAGAAACGCGTCGACTACTGGGGCCCGAGCAAGCGTATTTTGAGTGACATGAAGTTTCTCGACTACCTTCGGGACTACGACAAAGACAATATACCACCGGCGACGATGCAGGTAACGAATTTCATCTGCTGAGCCACTGAAAGCTTCGATCCTCCGAAAAGCCCTGAAATTCCTCGTCCATCTGTTCAATAACCGAAATAATCCTCCAGACTATACAAAAAACGTACATGGAGAACCACAATTTCGAGCCGAAGATCGTAGCCAAAGCGTCCCAGGCTGCGGAGGGTCTCTGCAAATGGGTCAGAGCCATGGTCCTTTACGACAAAGTAGCCAAAGAAGTTGCAccgaaaaaagcgaagctcGCCATCGCAGAAAAACAGTACGAAGACACGATGGCTTTTCTCAACGAAAAACGACGAATGTTGGCTGAACTGAACGCCAGGTTGGCAGCGTTGCAGCAGAGCCTTCAACTCACTTTGGCCAAGAAAATTGACCTCGAGACACaagtgagagaaaaatatttctaaatGTCAGCGTAGAGTAACGTTaacgagaaaatttttcagtataaatcatgaaaataataacTAAAGAGAAAATTTAACCCGAGGATGATTTAAGGGGATTAAACGATTCGAATTCTCACGATTCAGGTCACGAGTTGCCGAAACAAATTGATAAGAGCTGAGAAATTAATAAGCGGCTTGGGTGGCGAGAAGGATCGTTGGCTGACGTCAGCTCAAAATCTCCAAACAGCTTACGACACTTTGCCCGGTGACATCCTCATATCCTGCGGAATGATCGCTTATCTCGGCCCATTCACAACTTCCTACAGGATAAGCAACATCGATAAGTGGTGCAAATACGTTAAAAGCTTGAACATCCCGTGCTCCGAAAGCTTCAGCTTCGCGACCGTTTTGGGctcggaaataaaaatcaattcgtggAATATATTCGGTCTTCCTCGCGATTCTTTCTCGACCGAAAACTCCATCATCATGGACAACTCGAAGCGCTGGAGCCTGTTCATCGATCCTCAGAGTCAGGCTAACAAGTGGATTAGAAATATGGAAAAGCTCAGTGAGCTCGAAGTCATCAAACTCACCGATGCCAAATATATGAACACCTTGGAACAGTCGATCGAATATGGCGAGTAGAAATCCATCAAAGTCTGAATTCACAGCAACCAAACATTTGGTTCCATCGAAATAGACAACTTTGCAATTTCATTGTGATGCGAATCAGCCAATTTTATAATCTCGTGGACTTGCGTTCCCCGAGAACGCAAGAAGGAAATTCTTCGGAAATTTTACTCGTCGATTCCTCCTCGGGAGTCCAGTCaaaattgacaaatttatcgaacaaacTTCACGAGAATTTAAACAAATTGCAAGTGCCTTCTTCACAACTGCATTTCTCTTGTACACGGAGAGagtcgaatttgaaaaattatcgtgaGTAACGAGCTGTGCAATTCGCGATATCATTATGggagaaaaattgtatttttctataatttaaatatttattcttcCAAATAGGAACTTTTTAGTTCCTACTTGGAACTGAAAGAAGAGTTGCAAGAGAATGCATTGAAAAATGGTATGTTTTCCATTAATTGAAAATGCAAATTGAATTCGGTTGTACTGGAAAGAGGATTGAGCGATTGAGCGACTGTCGAGAGGATTTAACGCAGCGAAATATTTGGTGCAGGAAAGCCGGTGCTGATAGAGAACCTCGGTGAGGAATTGGACCCGGCATTGGACCCGATTCTGATGAAGAAGATTTACACGATATCGGGTGGGACGTACATAACCTTGGGCGAAAAGACGATCGAGTACGGCTCGCGTTTCCGTCTGTACATGACGACGAAGCTCCGAAATCCTCATTACCTTCCGGAGGTTTATAACAAAGTGACGCTGATAAACTTCGCGTTGACGATCGAGGGTTTGGAGGACCAGCTTTTGGGAATAGTCGTCGCGAAAGAGAGGCCCGATTTGCAGAAGAAGAGAGAATACTTGATAGTCCAAAGCGCTGCGAACAAAAAATCGCTCAAGCAAGTGGAGGACAACATTTTGAGAACTCTGTCGGTTTCCGGCTCGACGATACTCGAGGACGAGGAAGCCATCGAGATTTTAGACTCCTCGAAAATCCTTTCCATCGACATCATAAAGAAACAAGAAGCCTCCAAAGAGACCGAGGCCAAAATCGAATCCTTTCGCCAAAGCTATCGACCGATCGCGAAGCACAGCTCGTCCTTGTACTACACCGTAACCGATCTCCCGAACATCGATCCCATGTACCAATACTCTCTGTCGTGGTTCATCAACTTGTACGTCCATTCGATCGACGTGGCGAACAAGAGCAAAGTTTTGGAGCGCAGACTCGGCTTCCTCCGGGAAACGTTCACGTACAATTTGTACCAAAACGTCTGCAGATCCCTCTTCGAGAAGGACAAGGTAACGGAGATCTTTCCTGGGTAAAAATAGCTTCGATTagctgagagaaaaaaatctggaatttcgAGAGTCTCGTCGAGTTCCTGAGCTTCGACGAGGAATCTCGCAAAGTTTTTTAACGTTATAAAAATCGAGGCTTCGATTAATCATGAAATTCGCAGGTTCTGTACTCCTTCGTTCTCTACACGACGATTTTACTGGCGACTCAACAGATGAAGAAAGATGAGCTCATGTTTTTCCTGTCGGGTGGCGTGTCACTGGCGAACCCTCTGAAAAATCCGGCCCCCGATTGGCTTCCGGAGCGCTCCTGGGACGAAATTTGTAGACTCGAAAGCCTCCCCTCGTTCTCCAACTTCGTCGAGAGCTTCCGCTCGAATCTCACCGCTTGGAAACATTTTTACGATCTTATGAATCCGCAGCATTCGACCGTTCCTGAACCCTGGGAAAACAAATTAACagcgtttgaaaaattaatcgtcatGAGGATTTTTAGACCTGACAAAATAACTGCGAAAGTAATTTGCTTTGAAATCCTTCCGACAAAATCATTACCAAACTCATTTTTTACTTTCGTTTTActgaaaaacgacgaaaatgcTTTCGTCAAAATTTGCAAGCGTTTTTATCGGTTTGATTTTCAgacaaattttgagaaaaaagtcaaaaagaaatttttaaaaattggaaaattttcgagaaaaaactaagtatttttgtatttttgtatttttgggCAGCTCCCTTAAACTTTTTACTCtttttagcaaaaaaaaatcttcagtttCAGCATTTCGATATTCAcgttcaaaatatttattatttctaagAATTaagtaatttttaaattgagaaaaaattcgaacgcAGGTCATTCAATTCGTGGAGGCTGGAATGGGCTCGAAGTTCGTTACGCCGCCGCCGTTCAACCTCGCGAAATCTTACGGCGATTCGAACTCGTTGATTCCTCTAATTTTCATCCTTTCACCGGGGTCCGATCCGATGGGAGCTCTGTCGAAATTTTCGGAAAACATGGATTACGCCTCGAGATTTCGATCGATTTCCCTCGGTCAAGGTCAGGGCCCGATCGCTAAGAAACTCATCGAGGAAGGTCAAAACGAGGGCACGTGGGTTTGTCTGCAAAACTGTCATCTCGCGGTGTCCTGGATGCCggagcttgaaaaaatatgcgagAATTTTGACTCGACCAACACGTCGATCAATTTTCGACTCTGGCTGACGAGCTACCCGtcagaaaaatttccaatttcaGTTTTACAACATGGCGTCAAAATGACGAACGAACCGCCGACCGGACTTCAACAGAATTTGATGAGGTTagcgataaaaatgttttttgctgCGAGTTCGCTCGACGTCGAACAGAGGCTCGCTTCGAAATTGCGTTGTCGAAGAACGTTCGAATCGATCAATTTTCCATCACACTGTTTCActaaatttattttcctttaaaaTCAGATCGTACACTTCGGAGCCAGTAAAAGATCCCGAGTTTTTCGCTGGTTGCCCAGGCAAagaaaaagctttcacaaaattgTTGTACGGattgtgtttttttcacgCGGTTGTACAAGAACGTAGAAATTACGGGGCACAAGGATGGAACATTCGTTATGGTTAGTCGATCAAAAAGGAGATCGAAATAAatgggaaataaaaataaaaaaaacgtcttATTGCAGGTTTTAATGAAtccgattttttaatatcggTACAGCAGcttcaaatattcatgaacGAGTACGAAAACGTGCCGTTCGACGCCATAACTTACTTGACCGGTGAATGTAACTACGGAGGTCGTGTCACTGACGACAGAGATCGAAGATGTTTGAATACGATTCTCGAGGATTTTTATAACCTCAATGTAATTGAGGATCAGAATTACGCCTTTGCGGATGTCGGGCCCGAGTACACGCTGCCTAAAAAGTACGAaacttgtgtgtgtgtgcacgctcgaaaagtgaaatttcacaatatgaaCAAACAAGAACGATAAAAACATTGTTGCAGATGCGATTACAACGACTACGTGAAGCAAATTCAGGCGATCCCGACGACAACGCCACCTGAAGTTTTCGGTCTGCACATGAACGCCGGTATAACGCGTGATCTCGatgtttcaaaaatatttttcgactcGATGCTGAAAATCCAAGGGACGATCGTCGTTGGCGACACGAGCGAGCAGGACCAATTACTATTGTCTATGAAAAGAGATATTTATGAAAGAATGCCCGAGCTTTTTGACCTTGAGGAGGCTCAAAAGTCATACCCCGTATCTTATTCCGAGTCTATGAACACTGTGCTCATccaagaaatggaaagataCAACGCTCTCCTGAAAGTCATTCGAAGCTCGATGGTTATGCTGGAAAATGCAGTCAGAGGAATGATCGTCATGACCCCCGAATTGGAGGTTAATTTTACGCGATTCCTTCCGTGTGGCGCGAACAAATTCTGATCGAGTTACGTCAAaactattttgaaaaaatgaacagaGTTTAAACAGTGCcggaaaaaaacacgaaaatttaACATTTTGTCGAGACACGAGTCCACTTTCCAACACGTTTGATCAACGCTTGAGGACGAAAACTGTGTGCGAGTGAGGAGAAAGTTTTGACACGACACAACAACGcgagaaaagtttttcgtcTAGAACATATCGCGcatattttacattttaacGTTTTTAAGCGGAAAGATTTTTAGTGCTTCTCGTGACTTATTACGTGACTTCGATTATCTTTGtcagctttttttttgaacCGTGTGTAATCGGGAAATCGACTCGGAGCGTGACTAAATTAGAACGAACAATTTCGCAGCTCCTTGCGTCCAGCATGCTAAACGCCAAAATTCCGTTGACCTGGGCCAGAGCAAGTGCTTATCCGAGCTTGAAGCCGTTGCCGAGTTTCGTGAACGACTTTTTGGAACGCTTGAAGTTCCTCCAGAAGTGGTTCGACAACGGGAAACCCGCAACCTTTTGGATATCTGGTTTTTCCTTTGTTCATGCTTTTCTCACCGGCGCCACGCAAAATTACGCGAGAAAGTATAAAATATCGATCGATAAAATCGACTTTGATTTCGAGGTACGTGGATCAAACGATATTCGACAAGGGCGAAAGTGTGTTTCGAACGataaaaatcgtaaacatcgaaaatcaaaTCCCTTTCCACTGGCGCTCAGACCtaaaatactgacaatacaaAAATTTACCGTACAACTTTATTGTAGAAAATTGTATCCTCTGCAACACTAGTCCCATCCACTTTCACTCTATCTCCCACCGTTTCGATGGAATTTACTATAAAAGTATCCTTTTCTGTCCAGATGACGAGCATGCACGAATCGACAGTTGCACCGAACGATGGTGTCTACGTTTACGGTATGTATCTCGCCGGTGCTCGATGGGATCTCGAACGTAAATTACTGGCAGAGAGTAGACCGAAAATTTTGTGGGAACTCATGCCAATCGTTTGGCTCAAGCCATGCGAAGTTGTAAATATAAATATCGGTGGGCGTTACGAGTGTCCTTTGTACATAACCTCGGCACGTTTCGGCACTCTCAAAACTACG
It includes:
- the Dhc62B gene encoding dynein axonemal heavy chain 7, encoding MTGNEYFVMGKLYQEDAKVGLKHYTEQVRELIIQQLVKRHRNLNLEICRSFEELKKRCLDIPSNTRELLSLGEYMLFATTKLMESLREKIELSLYMLTTLLEMTFIDKDHIELNNDTVNWLTRIKPILRQSGNMYEQMKFELEEQLQARATRLQASIEELFPRLIVMNDMDDATRIREYIEDMRKFIRGMDRMEEEGESINQEERLFKFPLTPYPRTRELKEIIIPFYSLIYRAYQWQRDCGVWLDGPFEFLDSNVIESKTTDYLTDFTKIGKAFRTKIKMHIAINYPYSFEGSVDDPDPYQHPAPMKLCFQLLENVKWFKPYVALASCFCNPALRQRHWDEMSQIAGFDLTPNAGTTLRKIIEMDLMDDLMQYEIISVSATRELALQEVFAKMIKEWDDVVFTTMPFKESGVGILTQIDDIEALLEEHIVKTQAMRGSAFVKPIEEEVRVFYDLLLRMQRTIGEWTKVQVQWMYLLPIFSSKDIVSQLPEEGIMFQDVDGTFRRSMQVVAKEPHVRETAGSLGLYESMRDANELLEKINDGVTNYLEKKRLFFPRFFFLSNEDMLEILSETKDPLRVQPHLKKCFEGIAKLGFNEELEIYSMLSDDKEEVRMEELISTSAARGCVEKWLAEVEEQMVKSIKHEILMSYYDYDPEKRVDWVTIWPGMVVLCVSQIYWSIEVHNCLMTHMLLTLETLHKKLQSQIQDMVNLVKGQLSKQNRTTLNALITIDVHAQDVVKMLIDKRVTDESDFQWLAQLRYYWEEDVFVRIINATVAYAYEYLGNCPRLVITPLTDRCYRTLIGAYSLHLNGAPEGPAGTGKTETTKDLGRALAVQCVVFNCSDGLDYKNMGKFFKGLSSCGAWACFDEFNRIELEVLSVVAQQILCIVQAVRANLEKFIFEGTELKLNKSVYVCITMNPGYAGRSELPDNLKVLFRTVAMMVPDYAMIGEIFLYSSGFSTARVLSIKIVTTYKLCSEQLSSQSHYDYGMRAVKTVLTAAQNIKLKYPNEDEMVLLLRSLIDVNLPKFLAHDVPLFEGIIADLFPGVVLPSPSYEILLKAVGEVAEKRNLQTVDAFVLKIIQTFEMMIVRHGFMLVGEPFGGKTTVLHTLADALTLMEEWQVDYGAKTVYTTINPKAITMGQLYGQFDPVSSEWTDGVAAVAFRRYCADESADRKWLIFDGPVDAVWIENLNTVLDDNKKLCLTSGEVMQMSSVMSMIFEVMDLVQASPATVSRCGMIYIEPHVTGWRPFVDSWLESIKSYAWVRGNRGLVADLFSWLMGPCLEFTRKNCRLTLNAGQINQTVSTLNLFEIYMNDAVADDAQDYELYVEAWIQASMLLAVVWGAGGTLDRDSQNLFNEFYISLWKNESKAHPLPENLEEIVISLPVEATIHDSYYTFKARGAWKSYGELAKQEKLLETSSIGQMIVPTVETVKYQSLFLRHMKHRKRFLLYGDTGTGKSFYIQDVMMNKLDEEKFLPSLITFTAKTSAALAQELVISKLFKRRKGHYGPMGDSLCVVFIDDVNMPAKEVYGAQPAIELLRQFFDHRHWYDLKEPEKILIYDTIFVCAMAPPGGSRQELYNRFLRHFNLYSIDSFNEESISKIFTNIGLVGLKRNGFASDVISTVVTLVNATLEVFRKATESLRPTPTKSHYLFNLRDFSRVITGCSMIKKESAGTKGSFARLWVHETTRVFGDRLIDDDDRKWLFQQLKNTVTDTFKESFDHIFEHLPKYEDQITEVSLKNLIFGNFMDPDANAEEKVYEEVFSINAFQRVADQWLEEYNNTHKNKMDIVLFRYALEHLARISRILAIPCGSLLMVGVGGSGRQSLTRLAASMAGCGLFQPEIGSAYGLNEWREDVKKVLRNSGGTGKDLAFLITEGQIKEETFLSDIDSLLNSGEVPNLFTIEERQEIIEMCRLAAQGGNRNLDISVLAVVAYFVNRCKEKLHIMLCFSPIGEAFRIRLRLYPSLVSCCTIDWYDVWPEDALEQVAIRCTTDINVTEHVKVNSVVACKFFHVCAKEISQDFYRSRGRKTYVTSAAFLDLIKTFADLMREKQEEISLARDRYLGGLDKLEFAAQQVAQMKKTLTALKPQLESSARLTAQTMKKVENENVSVETATILVKRDEDAANIQAEISGQLKQECEADLAEALPVLEEAIAALNTLKPADISLVKSMKNPPEGVKLVMAAICVMLNIQPEKKVDPTSGKKRVDYWGPSKRILSDMKFLDYLRDYDKDNIPPATMQTIQKTYMENHNFEPKIVAKASQAAEGLCKWVRAMVLYDKVAKEVAPKKAKLAIAEKQYEDTMAFLNEKRRMLAELNARLAALQQSLQLTLAKKIDLETQVTSCRNKLIRAEKLISGLGGEKDRWLTSAQNLQTAYDTLPGDILISCGMIAYLGPFTTSYRISNIDKWCKYVKSLNIPCSESFSFATVLGSEIKINSWNIFGLPRDSFSTENSIIMDNSKRWSLFIDPQSQANKWIRNMEKLSELEVIKLTDAKYMNTLEQSIEYGKPVLIENLGEELDPALDPILMKKIYTISGGTYITLGEKTIEYGSRFRLYMTTKLRNPHYLPEVYNKVTLINFALTIEGLEDQLLGIVVAKERPDLQKKREYLIVQSAANKKSLKQVEDNILRTLSVSGSTILEDEEAIEILDSSKILSIDIIKKQEASKETEAKIESFRQSYRPIAKHSSSLYYTVTDLPNIDPMYQYSLSWFINLYVHSIDVANKSKVLERRLGFLRETFTYNLYQNVCRSLFEKDKVLYSFVLYTTILLATQQMKKDELMFFLSGGVSLANPLKNPAPDWLPERSWDEICRLESLPSFSNFVESFRSNLTAWKHFYDLMNPQHSTVPEPWENKLTAFEKLIVMRIFRPDKITAKVIQFVEAGMGSKFVTPPPFNLAKSYGDSNSLIPLIFILSPGSDPMGALSKFSENMDYASRFRSISLGQGQGPIAKKLIEEGQNEGTWVCLQNCHLAVSWMPELEKICENFDSTNTSINFRLWLTSYPSEKFPISVLQHGVKMTNEPPTGLQQNLMRSYTSEPVKDPEFFAGCPGKEKAFTKLLYGLCFFHAVVQERRNYGAQGWNIRYGFNESDFLISVQQLQIFMNEYENVPFDAITYLTGECNYGGRVTDDRDRRCLNTILEDFYNLNVIEDQNYAFADVGPEYTLPKKCDYNDYVKQIQAIPTTTPPEVFGLHMNAGITRDLDVSKIFFDSMLKIQGTIVVGDTSEQDQLLLSMKRDIYERMPELFDLEEAQKSYPVSYSESMNTVLIQEMERYNALLKVIRSSMVMLENAVRGMIVMTPELELLASSMLNAKIPLTWARASAYPSLKPLPSFVNDFLERLKFLQKWFDNGKPATFWISGFSFVHAFLTGATQNYARKYKISIDKIDFDFEMTSMHESTVAPNDGVYVYGMYLAGARWDLERKLLAESRPKILWELMPIVWLKPCEVVNINIGGRYECPLYITSARFGTLKTTGHSTNYVLSLLIDTDLPVSHWIKRGLALLCQLDD